The region tatacacaacttaaaatatgaaaacaatgagagatttttttattggtttatacattaaataatttttatttatgaaaaaaaacttatttcatttgtgtttaagtttttacttatattgttcttactgaaaaaaaaaatccaatcaaACCTGGTTATTAGGTCGAAGCTTCCTTCctatataatttcatataatCAAAAAGACCTAATTAATTACCAAATAAGagaatctttatttttatatacttaaagGAGTGCTTAACACATTTTTGGTGGCTTTTATAATTAAATGGCACCTACATTTACTAAATTtacagagttttttttttttcatctgtacaacttttaaacttaaaatGACAACTTTTATGTGAGAAAAATTACTTACATAACCTACAACTCTTGGAGATTCTTAAGAATGGTAAAACAGTTagaagatttcatttaattggAGAAAacgttttttagtttttgaatttcATGTCACATTATAAATATAGTCCATTAAAAATCGAAGCAATTCTATCATGGTTCTACCATTGCAGGTGCTTTAAACagattaaactttttttattaaaatggagATTTAATGGATAAACAAAAAATGACTTTAATAAAGAAGTCAACAATTGTCCATCAAGATTAATTTAACTTGTAAACGGtatctaattaatttatatatatatatatatattctttgttgattaaaaaaaacCTTGTAAGATCTTTTGTATTAAGACATTGACTGAATATAGGTTTTTATATATAAGATGTGAACATGtataactacatatataaaatgaCGTAGACTATAAGCATTTCAGGAGTTTTGCCTTAACTATCATGGTTTAGCTTTCTGCTTAAGGATGACCTGACCCATAATACATTTGACTATTCACTAGAAATCTTTGAAAATCTTTTCTAAACcatcaatattattaaatattaaacacatGTCAACAATACTTTTTCAACACAACTTTTATTTGCTATAATTATTGAAGCTCACGAGATGACGTATACTTCactctttatttaataaatcttaTGACTCCTTCAACAATTAACAGTATTTAGGTacttatatattgatataagACACTGATATCACACCAGTATCTGTGTATCTATCAGACACGTCGATACAATATACTAACATAACATATTTGAgagttataaaattagtttcaaagatttaaaaataattaaaaattaaggttaaatatatttttatctttcaaatttcagtgaattttaaaattagtctctcttcgaaactttataccaatttagttcttcatctttaaaaatgcatgaatttaatcctttttactaaatttttgataagtttatttgacattttaaacgcattttatgataatatttgagtttatattaaagcgaaaatgtaaacggtataaacaaaatactatcatgaaatacgcttgaaatgtcagataaacttaacaaaatttggttgaaatgacTAAAGTCATGtattaaattggtcaaaaatgttttcaaatttcactgaaacttgagggaccaaaaacttatttaaccctaaaaactatgattaaaaaaattaacaaaactatGTTGAAAACCGtgatttttgattttcttttagaaaaatgattttttgactactaaattttgacaactttctcttacaaccttAGGTGTATTTTTCTAATtggtttccatttttttattttctttttctcaatatTCCAAAATCACTTAAGAAATGACATTTcatgttgtaaaaaaaaatttgtcaaaatttaatagtcacaATATCATTGTTCTTTGTTTTAACCATTTTGAAGTTGTGAATATCAGATGGTCTCAGATTGCTGCACGTCTTCCTGGTCGCACTGACAATGAAATCAAGAATTTCTGGAACTCCACACTGAAGAAAAGGTTGAAaatgaacaacaacaacaacaacacttcATCACCAAACAACAGTGACACATCAGACCCTGGAGATGTCATGGGGGGGATAATGGCGATGAATGATCAGCATGACCTCATGACCATGTGCATGGACTCCTCCtcatcaacatcatcatcatccatgCAATCCATGCAAGCCAATAACATGCCACTAACCGACCAATTTGACCCCTTTCCCTTGTTGTCCAACCGCTATGACATGACCACCGGCGCAGCCGGTTTCCTTCACAACATGGCTGCATGCTTAACACAAGTTGGTATGGTAGATCATGATGATGGGGTTGTTCATGGTGGTTATGGGGCATTGGAACCTAATAAAATGGGGTTAGAAAGCGACTTTTCCCTTCCTCCACTAGAGAGTAGAAGCATTGAGGAGAATTCTAGTACCCCAATTGATGAGAAAAGCCATAACAACAACCACTTCAAGAACAGTTGCTTCAGTAACACTGATaatcaccatcatcatcatcatcatcatcgtaaTTTTCAAACCTCCAACAACGTAGTTGTAGAGGATTTATTTGGTTTTGGAAATCATGGGCAAGGGGAAAACTTTAGAATGGGAGAATGGGACTTTGAGGGTTTGATGCAAGACATGTCCTATTTCCCTTCCCTTGATTTCCAAGTTTAAGAAACTCATTAGATCCACCTCACAACACATAAAACTCAGCTTAAGTAGCTTTCCAAACACACATTAAATCTTAATCCCTTTTTCGAGCTTCCTTATTTCTTCCTTCCAATTGTGTAAACAAGTCTCTATTAAGGATGCTGGTTAAAGAAAACCACcaaataaatctctttttttcttttaaaattatgatcACTAGAAACTACTATAATAAAGTGAATCAATagcattttttaaaaaaaaaaaaaactttaacgAGTACCTTAAACATACTTGTTTGCACTCTCTTTCTACAAGccctttttcttgttttttcttcatattaaCTCTCATtgtttcttccttcttttcttgcttttattaaaaaaaattgtcaattgTTCTAGCTAGATTTATTTAGTtgtacaacaaaaaaaattgcagtGTACACGTATATAGGGTGGGCCTGAGATCTATATACATATTTCTTGCTTTGTTTGTGCCCTAGCTGTTTCCCTGTTATGTGTTTCATGTCATTTTCAAGGAATAGCTTGGTTGGTGCAATAATGTAAAAGAGAAATGTGAATAGTGATACTTTAGAATGTCAAGAGAAAAATAAAGCTAAGTTGAAATTGTATGTAGTATTGTGTATAACACAAGGAATAATGTGGAGTTGAAAGTGGTTATTTAGTGCTAGATAATAATATAGATCTTTCATACCATATGTAAACACACCAATAAGTATCAACTTTGAAATCCATtcacctctctctctctattcGATCTTTTTCTATGTGATTTGTTATTCTTGCACTTGCTAGACGAAGGATGTGAGTAAATCAAATACACTACAAAAATTCTTAGTAACAACAAAGATATTTAAAGACCTGTATTGAGACAAATTTAGGGTTTTGatagttaaaattttggtaactaatgttagtgatcaatttaaagattaattcacaataaaaattatttaattacaaatttagagattaattataattttttaaaattattttaattattaataatttttagtttataaattggtatctaaattagtcagttattaattattgtggttactaaaattaattattattcaataattttttataatatgataaaaaaatgttatacttttttatattaacgGGTTTTATTACTTGTTTCgttctgaatttttttaaaatatttaaaatattagttactTTTAGAAAGTTTTGTTTTTACGTTAAATGTCATCAGGAAATTTCTTTACCGCCAACAGTGAACtgtaaagaatttttttcacattaggttaatatttaattctatATTAGAAAATTGTTCTTAACATTTTGTTGTAAATATTGCCAGAATTGTAAATCAGTTGATTGGAAAGTGTACGGGATTTAcagatttgaaaaatatataatattcgatatttaatatttttagagaaattttaattttattaagaaaactttCATACACATTCGTAAAACATTTATGAAAATCTCgcatttgaaattttattggTTATCACGTCAAGTTTTAACTTGAACTTAGTTAAATACTTCCTTTCTATCCTTTATTcccaaaattgattttattccTATGTATCCAAATAGTCCAAATAATAACAATTCATATACATTTTCAAAGTGTATTATTACCTTTCTTACTTATTCCAggtaaacaaaacaaaactgaAGGAAGTGGTTCTTTGTCTAAAGATGTTATGCCTACCCAATTATCACACATTTTCCATATCTTCTAAGCAATCGAGCAACTAAAGAATAAATGATTCATTGAGTATTCACACTTTCCACACATTACAAACACATTGTTACTCACACTTAATCCTCTAAGGATGAGGTTATCGCATATTACGAGTTCATGATTACTTTCATGCAAAGTGTAGAGCAGTTGGTAACGCTTTAATATTCTAAAGTTGTCCAAAAGGTCATCATGTATATTAACCAttcttttttgtgattttgttatAAGTTGATTTCATTGtatatatatcaatgtgatTATCCTTCCAAACTCATTCATCTTCCTTGCCCATATCTAAAACACAATAAGATAACTTGTGCAAAAAAATAGTAAGATGAGGTTTTTCCCATTCGAACCATTCCCTTTGCCATTGAAATTTCCACTCCCATACCTCACTATTCCACTTTCCTATCTCTCTCACTTTAGGCTTTATAAGAGAATTAGCTTACATCcttgaaaatctttttatgaGAGGACTCACCTAACCAATTATCATCCcataactaaatattatttccCTTCCTCTAATCCAAGAGATATTATTATCAAACAAATTCTATTTTTGTCCTTTACCACAAGCTTTCCTAAGGCCCCTCAGCCACCAAGACTCATTTATTTTCGgttatgttatttattgtcCTCCAAGATGCAAACTTTGATTCCATAATTTCTTTCCATAAGCCACCTTTATCCATTCCCATTCTCCAGTTCCATTTTTCGAGTAAGGCCAACTTAAAAGCTTCTAGATCAATAACTCTTTAGTCACCCTCTTCTTTAGATTTCATTTGGCACTTTTAATGGCATTCGAAACATGGAAAAAAAGAATAGAGGTCATGTTGTAATGACTGATTTTATGAGCACAATTCAGCCAGAAAACGACAAAACTTTCCCCCTCCACTTAGTTAGTTTATGCCTGGTCTTTTGTACCATAGCTTTCCAAAGATCACTCTTTTTGTGATTAACCCTACAGGCATGCCTAAGTAGGTGAAAGGAACACCCATTTTTC is a window of Vigna unguiculata cultivar IT97K-499-35 chromosome 4, ASM411807v1, whole genome shotgun sequence DNA encoding:
- the LOC114181649 gene encoding transcription factor MYB83-like → MRKPDIMGKDIKLNTTTINTTTNTTTNNNNNINKSKLRKGLWSPEEDEKLIRYMITKGQGCWSDIARNAGLQRCGKSCRLRWINYLRPDLKRGAFSPQEEELIIHLHSILGNRWSQIAARLPGRTDNEIKNFWNSTLKKRLKMNNNNNNTSSPNNSDTSDPGDVMGGIMAMNDQHDLMTMCMDSSSSTSSSSMQSMQANNMPLTDQFDPFPLLSNRYDMTTGAAGFLHNMAACLTQVGMVDHDDGVVHGGYGALEPNKMGLESDFSLPPLESRSIEENSSTPIDEKSHNNNHFKNSCFSNTDNHHHHHHHHRNFQTSNNVVVEDLFGFGNHGQGENFRMGEWDFEGLMQDMSYFPSLDFQV